Proteins from one Triticum aestivum cultivar Chinese Spring chromosome 7A, IWGSC CS RefSeq v2.1, whole genome shotgun sequence genomic window:
- the LOC123152048 gene encoding probable fucosyltransferase 8: protein MSGNKKAGDHPVADAAWPARRRDGMGRAGVLLIACLFTLPFMALLFGGRAGALAVWQNAAKLTAMGGGLLNVSRQSAAGADELFGGLLSPGSDRRACLSRYQSPHYYKHSPYAPSRHLLWKLRDYEARHSRCGPGTPPYARSVDHLRSGSSSSTEDAECNYVVWIPYNGLGNRMLSLLSTFLYALLTDRVLLVHSTDDFTGLFCEPFPGTWVLPPDFPVADMSWLGVGSNQSYGNLLDGKKIANDPAKATARSVPPYVYLHLAHDLRRSDRLFYCNDDQLVLAKVNWLLVQNDFYFVPALYDMAEFEAELRRLFPAKESVAHLLGRYLFHPSNSVWGMITRYYHTYMAQAEERNGVQIRMFSWATIPVDDMYSQIMACSRQEHILPDVVDGDAAASSSSHDHGGSKPKAILIASLQADYYDRIKSTYYEHAAKGGDMVGVFQPSHEERQIMGQRTHNQKALAEIYLLSFSDVLLTTGASTFGYMSSSLAGLRPTMLMIPEDGKVPEPPCVRAVSMEPCFHMTPDVECRGKAVNKEELSRHVKECEDVGKGIKWIKGIKLFD, encoded by the exons ATGAGCGGCAACAAGAAGGCGGGAGATCATCCGGTGGCGGATGCGgcgtggccggcgaggaggagggacgGGATGGGCAGGGCGGGCGTGCTGCTCATCGCGTGCCTGTTCACGCTGCCGTTCATGGCGCTCCTCTTCGGCGGCCGGGCGGGTGCGCTGGCCGTGTGGCAGAACGCCGCCAAGCTGACCGCCATGGGTGGAG GATTACTGAACGTCTCTCGTCAGAGCGCCGCCGGTGCGGACGAGCTCTTTGGCGGCCTGCTCTCGCCGGGCTCCGACCGGCGCGCGTGCCTCAGCCGCTACCAGTCCCCGCATTACTACAAGCACTCCCCGTACGCGCCGTCGCGGCACCTCCTGTGGAAGCTGCGCGACTACGAGGCGCGGCACAGCCGGTGCGGCCCCGGAACGCCGCCGTACGCCAGGTCCGTTGACCACCTCCggtccggcagcagcagcagcacggagGACGCGGAGTGCAACTACGTCGTGTGGATCCCCTACAACGGCCTCGGCAACCGGATGCTCTCGCTGCTCAGCACGTTCCTCTACGCGCTCCTCACCGACCGCGTCCTCCTCGTCCACTCCACGGACGACTTCACCGGCCTCTTCTGCGAGCCGTTCCCCGGTACCTGGGTGCTCCCGCCGGACTTCCCCGTCGCCGACATGTCCTGGCTCGGGGTGGGCTCCAACCAGTCGTACGGGAACCTCCTCGACGGCAAGAAGATCGCCAACGACCCGGCCAAGGCGACGGCGCGATCGGTGCCGCCGTACGTGTACCTGCACCTGGCGCACGACCTCCGGCGCTCGGACCGGCTCTTCTACTGCAACGACGACCAGCTCGTGCTGGCCAAGGTGAACTGGCTGCTGGTGCAGAACGACTTCTACTTCGTGCCGGCGCTGTACGACATGGCCGAGTTCGAAGCTGAGCTCCGGAGGCTGTTCCCGGCCAAGGAGAGCGTGGCGCACCTTCTCGGCCGGTACCTGTTCCACCCGTCCAACTCCGTCTGGGGCATGATCACCAGGTACTACCACACGTACATGGCCCAGGCGGAGGAGAGGAACGGCGTGCAGATCAGGATGTTCTCCTGGGCAACCATCCCCGTCGACGACATGTACAGCCAGATCATGGCGTGCTCTCGACAGGAGCACATACTGCCGGACGTCGTCGATGGCGACGCTGCAGCGAGCAGCAGTAGCCACGACCACGGCGGCTCCAAACCCAAGGCCATCCTGATCGCGTCGCTGCAAGCAGACTACTACGACAGGATCAAGTCCACTTACTACGAGCACGCGGCCAAGGGCGGCGACATGGTGGGGGTGTTCCAGCCGAGCCACGAGGAGCGGCAGATCATGGGGCAGCGGACGCACAACCAGAAGGCGCTGGCGGAGATCTACCTGCTCAGCTTCTCCGACGTGCTGCTCACCACGGGGGCGTCCACGTTTGGCTACATGAGCAGCAGCCTCGCGGGGCTGCGGCCGACGATGCTGATGATCCCGGAAGACGGCAAGGTGCCCGAGCCGCCGTGCGTGCGCGCCGTGTCCATGGAGCCGTGCTTCCACATGACGCCCGATGTGGAGTGCCGGGGGAAGGCGGTGAACAAGGAGGAGCTGTCTCGCCATGTCAAGGAGTGTGAGGATGTAGGCAAAGGAATTAAATGGATCAAAGGTATCAAGTTATTTGATTAG